GCGAGAGTGGTGTGCCGGTGGGGATACCGGTGACGGATTGGCGCTGCCGGGAGTCGGGCGGTGCCGGAACCGGAGTGGAGCCAACACGGCAGCTGGGCGACTATCCGGTGGGTCACTTGCCAGATCTCGTCCGGCCGAGGCGTCAGGCCGGGGGCAGGGATACCCTGGTTATTCTTCTATATAGAGGACGCCACGGCCGGAGGGGCGAGCGGATTATCCACAGCACCGTGGCTGTGCAGTGAGGTTCCGGCCGGGAGCGCCGCCACTGCCGGTGCAACTTCCCCGGGGACCGCCCAGTCGGGGCGCAGACCGGGCCGCCACAGGCGGCGGTCGATTTTGTAATTTAATTTACGCTTTTTGCGACAGGTTATTCTGCTTAACTGGTATATGGGCAAATATTTGTTTTGAATATTGGTTTTAGTTGTTACTAATTGCTCTGTCTGGAAAAAGTTTTGTAGTAATACTACAATCGCCTCCGCTCGAGGCCCCGCAGGGCCGGCATTCACAGCCAGAACGACAGAACCAAAGGCGACAAGCAGGCTCTGTTTCCCCTTTCCGTCACGCACAGTGAGCATTGGCAAACTTTGCATTCCCGCCAACGAAGGTGGCGAATTGGCGGGAAATGCAAAAAAGGGAAGCAATTTTCTGTTTGCGCTGTACTTTGCCCGATACCCAAAAAACTGATTCTTGGGCACCCCTGAAAACCGATTGCGCGCGCCGGTCACCGTCCGGTATCCCTGCACTTCGCGAGCCGGAGCGACATCCGTTGCGGTGCGGGGCTGCGCGGTTCGGCTTTCAGGGGCGTCCCGTCACAAGTCTGAAGACTCGACGTCGTACAATCCGCCGAGGAGCATTGTTTGATGCAAGATGAAACCGATATCCAGGAAACACAGGAGTGGCTGGACGCGCTGCAGGCGGTGATCCGCTTCAGCGGCAAGGAGCGCGCTGCCGCGCTGCTGAAACAGCTGACCGACCGCGCCACTGATGTGGGCGTGAAGTTGCCTGCGGCCATCACTACGCCCTACCGCAACACCATTCCGCCGAACGCGGAAAAGCGCATGCCCGGTGACCTGTTCATGGAGCGCCGTATCCGCTCGCTGATCCGCTGGAATGCGCTGGCGATGGTGGTACGTGCCAACTCCAACAGCGACAGCCTGGGCGGCCATATCGCCAGCTTCTCCTCTGCGGCCACCCTGTACGACGTTGCCTTCAACTACTTCTTCCGCGGTAACGAGGGCGAAGAGCGCGGCGACCTGATCTTCTTCCAGGGTCACAGCGCGCCGGGCATCTATGCCCGCTCCTACCTGGAAGGCCGCTTCGACGAAGAGCAGCTGGACAATTTCCGCCGCGAGGTGAACGGCAAGGGCCTGTCTTCCTACCCGCACCCGTGGCTTATGCCGGATTACTGGCAGTTCCCGACCGTATCCATGGGCCTGGGCCCGATCCAGGCGATCTACCAGGCGCACGTCATGCGCTACCTGTCCGCGCGCGGCCTGTCGCCGCGCGGCGACCGCAAGGTGTGGGCTTTCCTTGGTGACGGTGAGTGTGACGAGCCGGAAACCCTGGGCGCCATCTCCATGGCGGGCCGCGAAAACCTCGAGAACCTGGTATTCGTGGTCAACTGCAACCTGCAGCGCCTCGACGGCCCGGTGCGCGGCAACGGCAAGATCGTGCAGGAGCTGGAAGGTGTCTTCCGCGGTGCCGGCTGGAACGTGGTCAAGGTCCTGTGGGGCCGCCTGTGGGATCCGCTGCTGGAGAAAGACGACAAGGGCCTGCTGCAGAAAGTCATGGACGAGACCGTCGACGGCGAGATGCAGAACTTCAAGGCCAACGGCGGCGCCTACACTCGCGAGCACTTCTTCGGCAAATACCCGGAGCTGCTGGAGATGGTCAAGGACCTCTCCGACGACCAGATCATGAAACTCAACCGCGGCGGCCACGATCCGTACAAGGTCTACGCGGCCTATGCGGAAGCCATGGCGAGCAAGGGCAAGCCCACCGTCATCCTGGCGCAGACCGTAAAAGGCTACGGTCTGGGTGCCGCGGGCGAAGCGGCCATGGATACCCACAACGTCAAGAAAATGGACACCGAGGCGCTCAAGCGCTTCCGCGACCGTTTTGCCATCCCGATTACCGACAAGGAAATCGAGGATGTGCCCTACTATCGCCCGGCGCCCGACAGCCCGGAAATGAAGTACATGGCCGAGCGCCGCAAGGCCCTGGGTGGCCCGGTACCGTCGCGCTCGACCGAGGTGGCGAAGCTGGAAATTCCCGGCCTGGACGCTTTCAGCGCGCTGACCAAGGGCTCCGGCGACCGCGAAATCTCCACCACGATGGCGTTTGTACGCGCGCTGTCCGCGCTGGTGAAAGACAAGAAGATGGGCCAGAACGTCGCACCGATCGTGCCCGATGAAGCCCGTACCTTTGGTATGGAAGGCCTGTTCCGCCAGCTGGGTATCTACTCCTCCCAGGGGCAGAAATACACGCCGGTCGATCACGGCCAGATCATGTATTACAAGGAAGACAAGAAGGGCCAGGTGCTGGAAGAGGGCATCAACGAAGCTGGTGCCATGTCCGCGTGGATGGCGCTGGCCACCGCCTATTCCAACCACGGCGTGCCGATGGTGCCCTTCTACATCTACTACTCGATGTTCGGCTTCCAGCGTATCGGCGACCTGGCCTGGGCCGCCGGCGATATGCAGGCGCGCGGCTTCCTGATCGGCGCCACCGCCGGCCGTACCACCCTGAACGGTGAAGGCCTGCAGCACCAGGACGGCCACAGCCATGTGCTGTCGGGCACCATCCCCAACTGCAAGAGCTACGATCCGGCCTTCGGTTACGACCTGGCAGTGATCATGCGCCAGGGGCTCAAGGAGATGTACGAAGAGCAGAAGAACCTGTTCTACTACATCACCATCGAGAACGAGAACTTCCTGCAGCCGGAAATGCCGCAGGGCGTGGAAGAGGGCATCATCCGCGGTATCTACAAACTCGACAGCAACTCGCGCAAGGCGGGCAAAGGCAAGGCGGCCAAGAAGCATGTGCAGCTGGTCGGTGCCGGCAGCATCCTGCGCGAAGTACTGGCCGCGGCGGATATCCTCGCCGACCAGTTTGGCGTGACCTCCGATGTGTGGAACCTGACTTCCGCCACCGAAGCTGCCCGCGAGGGCCAGGACACAGCGCGCTGGAATATGCTGCACCCGACCGAAAAACCGCGCAAAGCGTGGGTCAGTGAGCAGTTTGAGGGCAACGAGACGCCGGTGGTGGTTTCCACTGACTACATCCGTGCCTACGTCGAGCCGCTGCGCGAGTTTATCGACGGCGACATGATCGCGCTGGGCACCGACGGCTTCGGCCGCAGTGACAGCCGCGAACAGCTGCGCCGCTTCTTCGAGGTGGATCGCAACTACGTGACCATCGCCGCACTGACTGGCCTGGCCAAGCAGGGTGTGATCGAAGCCAGTGAGGTTGCCGACGCCATCAAGAAACTGAACGTCGACGCGGAAAAAATGAATCCGCGCCTGGTATAAGGCCCGCTGAAAAAGGAAGGTAGAGACATGGCAAAACAAGTCATCAAAGTGCCTGATCTCGGCGGCGCCGATCAGGTAGATGTAATCGAAATTTCCGTTGCCGTTGGCGACACCGTGGCAGAAGAAGATGCGCTGATTGTCGTGGAAGGCGACAAGGCCTCGATGGACGTACCCGCCCCTGTGGCGGGCAAGATCCTCAGCATCTCTGTCAGCGAAGGCGATAAGGTGTCCGAGGGTGACGTGATCGGCGAGATCGAGACCGACGCCGCAGGCGACAGCGCTGAAGAGCCCGCCCAGGAGGCGGAGCAACCGGCCGAACCCGCGGCGGAGCAGCCGGCGCAACCAGCCGAGCCGCAGCAGGCTGCCGCGGCGCCCGCCGGTGAAGCCACCGAGCAGGATATTGTGGTACCCGACCTCGGCGGCGCCGATGCGGTGGACGTGATTGAAATCAGCGTCTCTGCCGGTGACGAAGTCGACGAGGGCGATTCGCTGATCGTGGTGGAAGGCGACAAGGCCTCCATGGATGTCCCGGCGCCCAAGGCGGGCACCATCGTGTCCATTTCCGTCAAGGACGGGGACAAGGTGTCCACTGGCGACGTGATCGGTGTGATGAAGGCGGTTTCCGGCGCGGCCGCGCCGGCGCAACAGCCCGCTGCCGAAGCGGCTCCGGCCACAGAACAAAAGCCCGCGACCCCGGCTGCCGAGCAGGCCGCTGCGGAGCCGCCGGCCGCGCCGCAGAAGGACCAGTATCTGGAGCGCGACCTGACCGTTTCCGCGGAGGTCTATGCCGGTCCTGCGGTGCGCAAGCTGGCCCGCGAACTGGGTGTGACCCTGAACAAGGTCAAGCCCACCGGTCCGCGCAATCGCGTTACCAAGGACGACCTGCACGCCTACGTCAAAGAGCAGGTGAAGAAGGCTGAGAGCGGCGCCGTGGGCGTCGGCGGCGGTCTGGGCATCGCCAAGATGCCGGAGATCGATTTCAGCCAGTTCGGCCCGGTCAATGTCGAGCCGATGAGCAAGATCCACAAGATCACCGCCGCCAATATGGCGCGCAACTGGCTCAACGTGCCCCACGTCACCCAGTTCGACGATGCCGACATCACCGAGCTGGAGGACTTCCGCAAGTCCATGAAAGCCGAGGCGGAAAAGCGCGGTGTGAAACTCACGCCGGTGCCGTTCCTGCTCAAGGCGGTCGCTGCGGCCCTGCGCGCAGAGCCCAGCTTCAATGTGTCGCTGCACAATGACGGTGAGCACATCGTGCGCAAGGACTATGTGCATGTGGGCATGGCGGTGGATACGCCGAAGGGCCTGATGGTGCCGGTGATCCGCGATGTCGACAAGAAAGGCCTGTACGACCTGGCGGAAGAAGCCACTGCGATGGCGCTCGCCGCCCGCGACGGCAAGCTGAAGCCGAAGGACATGCAGGGCGCCTGCTTCACCATTTCCAGCCTCGGCGCTATCGGCGGCACCGGCTTTACGCCGATCGTCAACGCGCCGGAAGTGGGGATTCTCGGTGTGTCCAGGCTGTCGGTACGGCCGGAGTGGAACGGCACGGAATTCGTACCGCGCAAAATGCTGCCGCTGGCACTGTCTTACGACCACCGCGCGGTCAACGGCGGCGACGCCGGCCGTTTCATGACCTACCTGGTCAGCATGCTGAGCGACGTACGCCGCCTGCTGCTGTAATCCAGTTGCACGGCGCGCCCTGTGTAGGGCGCGCCATGCGCTCCAACTGTTGTCGACATCCCTCCCGACCCCGCCTCAAACGTTGAATTACGCGCATAAATTTTCCCGCCAGCGCCAGCTCCAAACCCCCTCCAGCTAAACTCAGGTTGTATAAGTTTTAAGCGCAATTCTGAAAGCGAGAGGTATTCGGAAATGAAGCGCATAGGGATATTGGCCCTGTCCTCCGTGGCAGTGCTGGCGCTGCAGGGCTGCATTCTGCTTCCTGTCGAAGACGGTGGTAGAGACGACCCGTTCTTTTTTGACCCCGATGACGCCACCCAGAGTGCAGACTTTGTCGAGGTAGGCAATTACCAGCCCAACTCGGCGCTGCCGCCCGCTGCCAGCCGGCACTGTTCGGTGGATACGGATCTGGGCAAGGTGGGCTCGGCCTGCTGGTTTTTTCCGGTAATGCGGGTCTACTGATTTCTCCGCCAGGGAAGGGCGGTGAAACAATCACGGCGGTGGCGCCAGCCGCGCCGGGTTATTCACGCCAACGCCCGCCGTTGCGGCGGCGTCCAACGGAGGTAAATCGATGCTGAAAATGACGCTCACTGGCGCGGCGCTCGCCGCCGCGGCACTGCTGGCCGGTTGCGGCACCACCGACCCCCGCGATGAGGTGGTCTACCCTTATTCTCAGCCGGTACCGCGAGCGGACTACCGCGCGCCGGCCCAGCCCGCGCGTAGCTCAAGCTATTCCGGCGGCTGCCCGGGTGATGCGGAGGAGTTGGCGCCCGGCTCCATGTGTCCGGCCTCGGCCAAGTGTTTCGAAATCTCCGGTGGCAAACGTTGCATTGAATATGAAAAGTAAACGGATTTTACTCGCCTTTTCCATGTCCCTCGCCGTGCTGATCGGTGGTTGTGCCAGTTTCGATGGCGCCACGAGAATGGATGGTTTCTGGTGCGATCTGGCCGGTACCCCGCGGTACTACAGCCAGCGCACATTGCCGCTGGCAGACGTGGAGGCTTTCCCGCGCCAGTGTCTGGATGGCGATCAGCAGGTACCGGACCGCAATCAGTGCTTCTCCGAGAGCGGCGCCTGTTACCAGCTGGATGGCGGCAACTGGTGCAGTGATATCGCCAGTGGTATCTGTCCGCTGCCCGGCGAGCCGGCTCCGCCCCCCGTCGATACCGATTGCCCCGGCGGGGATAGCTGCCCGCCGTATTTCACCAACCTGCGCTGCCGCTCCGTGTGAGCGGCTAGCCCGCGCTGCTGGCGCTAGGGCGTGGTTTTTCCCGCGTCGGGCTGGTAGATCGGCCTCTCAGTCGATATATTCCGACTGGTGGGTCGCAATCGTGTCGTGACCGCACCAGTACAACCATTCTCCTATCCGTAATCGATGGCAGTCCGCGGCGGCCCAGTGCTAATGCACCGTCGCGCTAACGCCACGCGGGCCAGAAAAATATTGTCGAGGTGAACACAGCATGTCTTCAGCACAGGAATCCCTGCAGCGTTTGATCGAGGGTAATCAGCGCTTTGTTGCCGGTCGCCAGGAACAGAGCACCGCAGAAATGATGGAAAAGCGGCGCGAACTGGTGGAGGGGCAGGCGCCGTTTGCGATCATACTCGGCTGTTCAGATTCGCGTGTGCCGGCAGAGCTGGTGTTCGACCAGGGCCTCGGCGACCTGTTCGTGATCCGCGTGGCTGGCAATGTGGTGGCGCCATCGCAGATCGGCAGTATCGAGTTTGCCGCTGAGGCGTTTGGCACCCGCCTGGTCGTGGTAATGGGGCATTCCAATTGCGGTGCCATTCAGGCGACTCTGGATGAGCTGCAGCGCCCGCAGGAGAATCGCTCGCCCAACTTGCGCTCGATCGTCGATCGCATCCGCCCATCGATCGAGCCGCTGGTGGAGGCTGCCCCGCAAAGCGGCGACGAAGATCTGGTGGAACGCGCGGTACGCGCCAATATTCGCGCATCGGCCAGGCAGCTGCGCTACGGCTCGCAGATTCTGGAAGAGTTGGTGCAGAGCGGCGAACTGATGATTGTGGGTGCCGAGTATTCTCTGGAAACCGGCGAGGTGGATTTCTTCGAGGGCGTAGACGCCGGCTGATATGCGCTGGATTAGTGGAGTCCTGATCGCCATTGATCAACTGGGCAACGCCCTCGCCGGTGGCAACCCGGATTCCACCATTTCCGCGCGCACCGGCTATTTTGCCCGCGTGCAGGAAACCCCGTTCCGCCCGTGGTGGCGGGCGATGGAAGCCGTGATTGACTTTACTTTTTCTCCGCTGGAAGGGCCGGGTCACTGCTACCGGGCCTACCGCAATGACGATGAAGAACACCGCGAAGGCAGCGACCTGATGCGCGGTTTGCTCGGTGTGATTGTGATTCTCGCCTGTATACCCTTGTCATTACTGACACGGCTTTATGCCTTGCTATTTCGTTGTGGAAAGTAGCACGCCGCTTATCGGGTACCCCGCACAGGTTTGCCGGCGAATTATCTAGAGTGCGCGGAACGAAAAAGGGCGGACACAAGGTCCGCCCCTACGGAACCAACCCCGCGGCCCGCATAACTTCAGTGCCAAACGGTTGCCGTAAGTGACTCAGTAAATTTGAGCCAAATAACAGGATCTGTAGGGGTGAACCCCGTGTTCGCCCAGCCCTTTTGGGAGGCCGTACGCTTGGTCCAGCGGTACCCTTGTTCTAACGCGGGTGAGCGGGCATCAAGCCGGTTCCTCCACGTCCTGCGGCAACTGAGGCTCGGTCTGGCGACGGGCTTTCTGCCGCCCGCCGAGACTGCGCAGCGCGACATAAAACACCGGCGTCAGCAACAGCCCGAACAGTGTTACGCCGATCATGCCGGTAAACACGGTGATACCCATCACGTTGCGCACTTCACTGCCGGCACCGTGGGCGAGGACCAGCGGAACCACACCGGCGATAAATGCCACTGAGGTCATGATGATCGGCCGCAGGCGCAGCCGGCAGGCTTCCAGCGCCGCTTGCAGCGGATTCAGGCCATTGTGGATTTCCAGCTCGCGAGCGAACTCCACAATCAGGATCGCGTTCTTACATGCGAGCCCCATCAAGACCAGCAGGCCCACCTGTACGAACACATTGTTGTCGCCACCGGTCAGCCACACGCCGAACAGCGCAGCCAGCAGGCACATGGGCACGATCAGGATCACTGCCAGCGGCAGCACCCAGCTCTCGTAGAGCGCGGCCAGCACCAGGAATACCAGCAGCAGGGCCAGTGGAAAGACCACCATCGCCGCGTTGCCCTGGGTGATCTGCTGGAAGCTGAGATCGGTCCACTCGATCTTCATGCCCGCCGGCAGGGTTTTATCGGCGACCTGCTGTACCGCCGCCAGCGCCTGGCTGGAGGAGAGCTGGGCCGGATCCGACTGGCCGATCAGGTCCGCGGCCGGATAGCCGTTGTAGCGGATCACCGGGTCAGGGCCAAAGCTCTTGTGCAGTTTCACCATGGTATTGATCGGTACCATTTCGCCACGGTTGTTGCGCGTGTAGAGCAGATCGATATCGCGCACCTCGTCGCGGAAGGGCGCATCGGCCTGAGCCACCACCCTGTAAGTGCGGCCGAGCATATTGAAGTCGTTCAGGTACAGCGAGCCAAAATACAGCTGCAGCGTGCCGAACAGGTCATCCAGTGCGACGCCCTGCGCCTTGGCCTGCTCGCGGTCCACCTCTGCATCCAGTTGCGGCACATTGGCCTGATAGGAGCTGAACGGGAAGCTCAGCCCGGGCGTCTGGCTCAATGCACCGGCGAGCTGGTTGGTGGCATTTTGCAGCGCGCCGTAGCCGGCGCCGTTGCGGTCCTGCACATACAGGGAATAGCCGGAGCCGGCACCGAGACCGAAGATCGGCGGCGGCATAAAGGTCACCGCAAACCCCTCCTTGATCTGCGCCAGCTTGCCATTCAGTTCCGCGGCGATCTGCTGGGCGCTGCGCTCGCGTTTGCTGAAATCATCGAACAGGATGAACACCGTGCCCACGTTGGGCGTGTTGGTGCGCTGCAGCGCGTTAAAGCCGACAAACGCTGCCGCGTGGGCCACGCCTTCGGTCTGCATGGCCAGTTCGCTGACCCGGCGCGCCACTGCCTCGGTGCGATCCAGCGAGGCGCCCTCCGGCAGGCGGATGCTGCCGACCAGATAGGTTTTGTCCTGGGTCGGGATAAAGCCGCCCGGTACCTGCTGGAACAGGGCGACGGTGGCGCCGAGTAGCAGTGCGTAAATGCCGAATACCAGTCCGCGGCGCTTCAGGCTTTTGCCCACCAGTCCCTGGTAGCCGTTGCTACTGCGCTGGAAAAAGCGGTTGAACGGGCGGAAGATCCAGCCGCACAGCCGGTCGATAATGCGCGCCGGCAGGTCCGGTGCGGCACCGCGGGGTTTCAGCAGCGTCGCCGCCAGCGCCGGCGACAGGGTCAGCGAGTTGATCGCCGAGATTACCGTGGCGATGGCAATCGCCATGGCGAACTGGCGGTAGAACTGGCCGGTGATTCCGTCGAGAAACGCCATCGGCACGAACACCGCACACAACACCAGGCTGATCGCCACGATCGGTCCGCTGACCTCGCGCATGGCCTTGTGTGCCGCCGCCAGCGGCGCCAGCCCCTCCTCGATATTGCGCTCGACGTTTTCCACCACCACGATCGCATCGTCGACCACGATGCCGATCGCCAGCACCATGCCGAACAGGGTCAGGGTATTGATGGAAAAGCCGAGCAGGTTCAGTACCGCGAAGGTGCCGACAATCGAGACCGGCACCGCCAGTAGCGGAATCAGTGACGCGCGCCAGGTCTGCAGGAACAGGATCACCACCAGTACCACCAGCAGCACCGCTTCCAGCAGTGTCTGGATCACCGCCTTGATCGAGGTGCTGACAAACACGGTGGGGTCGTAGGCGATTTTCCACTCCAGCCCTTCCGGGAACTGATCGTCGAGCTCCTCCATTTTCTGGCGTACCGCGCGCGAGACTTCCAGCGAGTTGGAGCCTGGGGCCTGGAAGATCGGCAGCGCCACCGCCTGGCTGCCATCGAGCAGCGCACGCAGTGAGTCCTGGGACGAGGCCAGCTCGATGCGGGCCACGTCGCGCAGGTGGGTAATCTCGCCGTCGGCGCCGGTTTTCAGCACGATATCGCCGAATTGCTCCGGGGTTTTCAGGCGGCCTTTGGCGTTGATCGACATCAGGAAGTCGGAGCCCTTGGGCATCGGCGGCGCGCCGATCTGGCCGGCGGACACCTGCACATTCTGTTCGCGCACCGCACGGGTGATATCCGCAGCGGTGACGCCCAGCGACGCCGCCTTCTGCGGATCTATCCACAGGCGCATGGCGTAGTCACCGGAACCGAACAGACCCGCCTGGCCGACGCCGGGAATACGTGCCAGCTCGTCGCGGATATGCAACACCGCATAGTTGCGGATATAGGTCGCATCGAAGCGGTCATCCGGCGACAGCAGGTGCACCGCCATCATCAGGTTGGGCGACTGCTTCTGTGTGGTCACACCCTGGCGGCGCACGTCTTCCGGCAGCCGCGGCAGTGCCTGCGACACGCGATTCTGTACCTGCACCTGAGCGCGGTCCGGGTCGGTGCCGAGTTCGAATGTCAGCGTGAGCGTCAGAGTGCCGTCACTGCCGGCCACCGACTTCATGTAGATCATGTGCTCGACGCCGTTGATGGCCTCCTCCAGCGGCGTGGCCACGGTTTCGGAAATGGTCTTGGGGTTGGCGCCCGGATAGCGGGCGGTCACTGCCACTGTCGGCGGTACCACCTCCGGGTATTCGCTCACCGGCAGCACCGGAATGCTGACCAGGCCGACGACGAAAATGATGATCGACAGCACCGAGGCGAAAATCGGCCGGTCGACGAAAAAGCGCGAAAAGTTCATACACGATTACCCTGTGCGCGGCGCAGTGCGCCGCGCGGTATTGGCGTTGATTAATAGCTGTGGGGAAGGCAGTGGCGCGGTTCAGCGCTGCGCCACCTGTCGCGCCGGGTCTTCGCCCTGCATCTGCACCAGCTGCGGCTGCACTTCCATTCCGGGGACGAAGATTTTCTGCAGGCCGTTCACCACTATGCGCTCGCCGCTGTGCAGTCCGCTGCGCACCAGCACCCGGTCGCCCTGGGTCTGGCCCGTCTGTACGTCGCGGCGCAGGGCTCGGTTGTCACTGCCGACGACATAGACAAAGCGGCGGTCCTGGTCGGTCAGTACCGCCTTGCGGTCCACCAGCAGTGCGCTGGACAGGTTTGCGGTGGGCATCTCCACGCGCGCGAACTGTCCGGGCCGGAAGCTACCGTCCGGGTTGGCGACGACGGCGCGCAGTTGCAGAGTGCCGGTGTGGCTGTTGAGGCGGTTGTCGACAAAATCCAGCTGGCCGTGGTGTGGATAACCGTCCTCACCGCCAAGGCCGACGTTCACCTGCAGTGGCTGATGACTTTCGAGTAGCGCGCGGCTGTTTGCCAGGGTGCGCTGGCTGCCTTCGAAATAGACATACATCGGATCGACGGAAACGAGGGTGGTCAGCAGTGTCTGGTCGGCGCCGGCGAGATTGCCGGGGGTGACCAGGGCGCGACCGGCGCGGCCACTGATCGGGGCGGTGACGCGGGTATAGCTCAGTTCCAGGCGGGCGTTTTCCTGCGCCGCGGCGGCGGCGTCGACGGCGGCGTGGGCGCTGTCGCTGGCCGCCTGGCGGCGGTCGAACTCTTCGCGGGAAATCGCGTGGCTGGCCAGTAGCTGGCGCGCGCGCCTGGCCTGGCTGTCGGCCAGAGTCAGCTGGCTTTTGGCCTGTGCCAGTCGCGCCACTGCCGCCTTGACGCGGGCTTGATATGGGCGCGGATCAATCTCGAACAGCACCTGGCCGCGCGTCACCAGCTCGCCCTCGGTGAAATTGACCGACTCGATATAGCCGCCTACGCGCGGGCGCAGGTCCACGGTTTCCGGTGCGGCGACGCGGCCGGTAAAGTTTTCCCACAGCGTAGTGGCGCCGGCGCTCACTTCGGCCACCTCGACCACCGGCGGCTTCGGTCGCGGCTGGGCCGTGCTGCTGTCGCATCCATGCAGCCATGGCAGGGTGAGCAGTAACAGGGTCAGAAAACGGGTTACAGGCATCATTGGGCATCCTTCGGTTTGCGGGGCGCGACAGGGAAAGGTGGCACGCCTCCATCGGAGGCGAACTCTAGCCTCGGGAGCGCATCAAACGGTATCCGGTTACTGTGTGTTGATTGCCTGATTCTGTTTGCGTTTGGTGGGTGTCTATACTGTCAGGGAAAAGTTACCGGCGGTGACGGGCTTGGAGGACTGTTCGAATAATATCGGTCATTGTGCTGCAGGGCCCGTGAATAGTGACTTTTACGGAATTGTGTCGCTTTGCTTATTGCTACAGGTTGCTTGCCCAATTCTGCAAAGTTCTAAGACGCTTGCCCAAAACTCCGTATAATGGCCGCTCATTTCAAGAGGTAGTGCCGGGCAGCTGGCGGGGTTGGTGGAGAGTGCCGATAGTGAGTGAATTGACACAGCGGGCCGATACAGGGGCCCTGGAACAGCAGCGGCAGGCACTGGCACAGCGGATACAGCGCTGGACAGTGGAGCCCGGGTTGCAGGACACGGCGCTGCCGGGCCTGGCGCTGGGGCGCTCGGACTCTACCACCAGTCGCTGCGCCTCGTCGGTGTACGAGCCGTCGCTCGCCTTTATCGTACAGGGCAGCAAGAGCCTGCAGCTGGGCGATCGCGAAATCGTATACCGGCCGCTCAGTTACCTGGCCACATCGGTACACCTGCCGGTGCTGGGGCGGGTGCAGGAGGCGAGCGTGGACAAACCCTATCTCGGCGTCAAGTTGACGGTGGATCCGCAGGAACTCACCGACCTGGTGATCGAGCTCGGTGATGAGGCGCCGCCGCTGGAGGCGGAATCGCCGTGCCCACAGGTTTCCTGTGGCCTGTGTGTGGCGCAGATGGACGCGGCCATGCTGGATGCGGTGGGACGCCTGGTGCAGCTGCTGGATTCGCCGGCAGACGCGCCGATCCTGGCGCCGCTGGCGCGCCGGGAAATCCTCTACCGGGCGCTGATGGGAGAGATGGGGCCACGCATGCGCAAGTTCGCTGTCGCCGATAGCCAGGCGCACCGGGTGTCGCGGGTGATCGCGGAATTGAAGGATCGCTTCAGCCAGCCGCTGCGCATCGGTGAATTGGCCGAGCGCGCCAATATGAGCGAGTCGTCGCTGTACCACAGCTTCAAGCAGGTGACGCGCATGTCGCCGCTGCAGTTCCAGAAAAAACTGCGCCTGCACGAGGCGCGGCGCCTGATGCTGAGCGAAGGTCTGGAGGCGGCCTCGGCCAGCTACCGGGTGGGTTACGAGAGCCCGTCCCAGTTCAGCCGCGAGTACAGCCGTATGTTCGGCGCGCCGCCGCGGGCGGATGTGAACCGGCTGCGCGGCGAGCACAGGATGCCCGCCTGAGGCGCTATTTTTCCCGCTAAGACTGCTTCGGCGCGAACAGGCTGCACCAGCCGTCCGGGCTGATGCTGCCCTCGACGAGTTGGCAGCTGCCCGGTGCAACAAAGAACTGGCAGGCGGAGCACTTTTTACCGTCTTTGGGGCTGTCCTGGTATTTCACGGTTTCCTTGCTTACCTTGCTCTGCGCGCTGGCGCGATCGGTGGCAATCATTGCCGCCGGTAGCAGGATCATCGAACAGCCGGCCAGTTTCAGAAACTTGCGCCGCTGCAATTTTCGCTTTTCTTCGCTCATGGCGGGGAAC
This region of Microbulbifer sp. SAOS-129_SWC genomic DNA includes:
- the aceF gene encoding dihydrolipoyllysine-residue acetyltransferase, with amino-acid sequence MAKQVIKVPDLGGADQVDVIEISVAVGDTVAEEDALIVVEGDKASMDVPAPVAGKILSISVSEGDKVSEGDVIGEIETDAAGDSAEEPAQEAEQPAEPAAEQPAQPAEPQQAAAAPAGEATEQDIVVPDLGGADAVDVIEISVSAGDEVDEGDSLIVVEGDKASMDVPAPKAGTIVSISVKDGDKVSTGDVIGVMKAVSGAAAPAQQPAAEAAPATEQKPATPAAEQAAAEPPAAPQKDQYLERDLTVSAEVYAGPAVRKLARELGVTLNKVKPTGPRNRVTKDDLHAYVKEQVKKAESGAVGVGGGLGIAKMPEIDFSQFGPVNVEPMSKIHKITAANMARNWLNVPHVTQFDDADITELEDFRKSMKAEAEKRGVKLTPVPFLLKAVAAALRAEPSFNVSLHNDGEHIVRKDYVHVGMAVDTPKGLMVPVIRDVDKKGLYDLAEEATAMALAARDGKLKPKDMQGACFTISSLGAIGGTGFTPIVNAPEVGILGVSRLSVRPEWNGTEFVPRKMLPLALSYDHRAVNGGDAGRFMTYLVSMLSDVRRLLL
- a CDS encoding carbonic anhydrase, translated to MSSAQESLQRLIEGNQRFVAGRQEQSTAEMMEKRRELVEGQAPFAIILGCSDSRVPAELVFDQGLGDLFVIRVAGNVVAPSQIGSIEFAAEAFGTRLVVVMGHSNCGAIQATLDELQRPQENRSPNLRSIVDRIRPSIEPLVEAAPQSGDEDLVERAVRANIRASARQLRYGSQILEELVQSGELMIVGAEYSLETGEVDFFEGVDAG
- the aceE gene encoding pyruvate dehydrogenase (acetyl-transferring), homodimeric type, with the protein product MQDETDIQETQEWLDALQAVIRFSGKERAAALLKQLTDRATDVGVKLPAAITTPYRNTIPPNAEKRMPGDLFMERRIRSLIRWNALAMVVRANSNSDSLGGHIASFSSAATLYDVAFNYFFRGNEGEERGDLIFFQGHSAPGIYARSYLEGRFDEEQLDNFRREVNGKGLSSYPHPWLMPDYWQFPTVSMGLGPIQAIYQAHVMRYLSARGLSPRGDRKVWAFLGDGECDEPETLGAISMAGRENLENLVFVVNCNLQRLDGPVRGNGKIVQELEGVFRGAGWNVVKVLWGRLWDPLLEKDDKGLLQKVMDETVDGEMQNFKANGGAYTREHFFGKYPELLEMVKDLSDDQIMKLNRGGHDPYKVYAAYAEAMASKGKPTVILAQTVKGYGLGAAGEAAMDTHNVKKMDTEALKRFRDRFAIPITDKEIEDVPYYRPAPDSPEMKYMAERRKALGGPVPSRSTEVAKLEIPGLDAFSALTKGSGDREISTTMAFVRALSALVKDKKMGQNVAPIVPDEARTFGMEGLFRQLGIYSSQGQKYTPVDHGQIMYYKEDKKGQVLEEGINEAGAMSAWMALATAYSNHGVPMVPFYIYYSMFGFQRIGDLAWAAGDMQARGFLIGATAGRTTLNGEGLQHQDGHSHVLSGTIPNCKSYDPAFGYDLAVIMRQGLKEMYEEQKNLFYYITIENENFLQPEMPQGVEEGIIRGIYKLDSNSRKAGKGKAAKKHVQLVGAGSILREVLAAADILADQFGVTSDVWNLTSATEAAREGQDTARWNMLHPTEKPRKAWVSEQFEGNETPVVVSTDYIRAYVEPLREFIDGDMIALGTDGFGRSDSREQLRRFFEVDRNYVTIAALTGLAKQGVIEASEVADAIKKLNVDAEKMNPRLV